The genome window CGGGCGCGGCCGAACCTGCGCGGCCGCCGCACGGCCGCGCTCCTAGCCGGTCGTGTGGGCGCCGTCGCGCAGATGGGCCAGGATGATGTCGCGGCTGCCGACCAGGTGGCGCTCCAGGCGCGCTGCGGCCGCGTCGCCGTTGCCGTGCGCGACGGCGTGCGCGATCGCCTCGTGGTCGTCCCAGACGGCGGTCGGATAGGTGGCCAACTTCAGGTAGGCGTGCATGACGCGCATGATCTGCGACCACTGGCTGCCCAGGATGCCGATCAGATGCGGGTTGTGCGACGCGGCGGCGAGGTCGGCGTGGAAGTCGCGGTCGAGGTGGAACAGCGTCGCCAGCGCGCCGTCGGCGTGCGCGGCGGCCGCCGCGTCGGCTCGCTCGCGGGTCGCCTCGCGCAGGTCGGCCAGGCGCTCCGCGCCGCGCCGCGCGGCGAGCGTCTCGAGCGCCAGCCGCACGTCGTAGAGGTCGACCACGTCCTTGGGCGAGAGCGGCCGCACGATCGTCCCGCGATGCGGGCTGATGATGACCAGCCCCTCGCCTTCGAGCGCGCGCAGCGCTTCGCGCAGGGGAATACGGC of Candidatus Sulfotelmatobacter sp. contains these proteins:
- a CDS encoding GntR family transcriptional regulator → MAVSSPRGPETRFEGVVDALREAILTGRYQPGERLVQEELAERFGISRIPLREALRALEGEGLVIISPHRGTIVRPLSPKDVVDLYDVRLALETLAARRGAERLADLREATRERADAAAAAHADGALATLFHLDRDFHADLAAASHNPHLIGILGSQWSQIMRVMHAYLKLATYPTAVWDDHEAIAHAVAHGNGDAAAARLERHLVGSRDIILAHLRDGAHTTG